From a region of the Nonlabens dokdonensis DSW-6 genome:
- a CDS encoding MFS transporter has protein sequence MARIFRPTVLELYQLTNVELGVCFSIYGTVAFFSYFLGGSFADKYQPRYLMSISLLLTAVGGIYMATFPSFYELSLLYGYWGFTTIFLFWAAMIKATRVWGGKNKQGIAFGLLDGGRGAVSFGFGLVGLYIFSIFLTQEIEFTALIERQEAYKYVVLTCSALIAFVAVLVFFFIKNETRPTDVKDKVTWRQLLHKYLVVIQIRSVWLLMVIILCAYTGYKITDYYSQFANEVMGYDDLVSAQIGGNLLGIRVFIGVVVGFLADKTKSSLMMIYGFAITIIGASMFSSGIINANSTFLFWFAIILTATGVYAFRTLYFSAIQEGKIPLAVTGTAVGMISLIGYTPDIFMGPLTGYFIDNSPGLQGYQQIFGLLIAFSVIGLIASVAYYKWHPKQEST, from the coding sequence TTGGCACGTATTTTTAGACCAACTGTTCTGGAGCTATATCAATTGACTAATGTTGAATTGGGTGTTTGTTTTTCTATTTATGGTACTGTAGCTTTCTTCTCTTATTTTCTAGGTGGCAGCTTTGCAGATAAATATCAGCCTCGGTATTTAATGTCTATATCACTGCTATTAACAGCAGTTGGAGGTATTTACATGGCTACTTTTCCATCATTTTATGAATTGAGTCTTCTTTACGGTTATTGGGGTTTTACAACTATATTCTTGTTTTGGGCAGCTATGATTAAAGCAACAAGAGTCTGGGGCGGAAAGAATAAACAAGGAATTGCTTTTGGATTACTCGATGGTGGTCGTGGAGCTGTTTCTTTTGGTTTTGGACTGGTAGGTCTTTATATATTTTCAATATTCTTAACTCAAGAAATCGAGTTTACAGCTTTAATAGAACGTCAAGAGGCTTATAAATATGTCGTACTTACGTGCTCCGCCTTAATAGCATTCGTTGCTGTTCTAGTTTTCTTCTTTATTAAAAACGAAACTAGACCAACCGACGTTAAAGACAAAGTTACTTGGCGTCAGTTACTTCATAAATATTTAGTTGTCATTCAAATAAGGTCGGTATGGCTGCTCATGGTTATCATTTTATGTGCTTATACCGGCTATAAAATCACCGATTATTACTCGCAATTTGCAAATGAAGTTATGGGATATGATGACCTAGTTTCTGCTCAAATAGGTGGTAATCTTCTTGGAATACGTGTATTTATAGGAGTTGTAGTAGGCTTCTTAGCGGATAAAACTAAATCTTCATTGATGATGATTTATGGTTTTGCGATTACCATTATAGGTGCAAGTATGTTTAGTTCAGGAATCATAAATGCTAACTCGACATTCCTTTTTTGGTTTGCAATAATTCTAACTGCGACAGGAGTTTATGCTTTTAGGACCTTGTATTTCTCGGCAATTCAAGAAGGTAAAATCCCTCTTGCGGTAACTGGAACAGCAGTCGGTATGATCTCTTTAATAGGGTATACTCCAGATATTTTTATGGGACCACTCACTGGTTATTTTATTGATAACTCGCCTGGCTTGCAAGGTTATCAGCAAATTTTTGGCTTGCTTATAGCTTTTTCTGTAATTGGCCTCATTGCTTCTGTGGCTTATTACAAATGGCATCCCAAACAAGAATCTACATAG